The region GAACCCAGACTTGGCTAGCAATGTTCAAGTCGTTCCCGTTTCGCTGGCAGAAGTGTATCAGCTAGCCGTCACTAGCCGTCAAGAATCAGCAGGCGTTGAGTTTGTCTTTGTGCCCATGGTGGCTGAAGTAGAGTCAGCCGTCGATATTCTGCGCACTCAAGGACAAGATGTCAATGAGTTTGAAGGGGTGCCCCTCTTTATCGCTCGCTCCCTAGAAGGAGAAGGGGGCTTCCTCACGATTGAGTCTGGTCAAGAGGCCACAGCTCAAGGAGAACCAGAGCGCTTTAT is a window of Candidatus Obscuribacterales bacterium DNA encoding:
- a CDS encoding Tic22 family protein, coding for MRSLMRWSTALGIVAGSLAGAVLTGTMPALALTEEQVMERLRSVPVFTITDESGSPLVAAPESATESGTTPGVPVAGVFISQDDAENFLNNLQSQNPDLASNVQVVPVSLAEVYQLAVTSRQESAGVEFVFVPMVAEVESAVDILRTQGQDVNEFEGVPLFIARSLEGEGGFLTIESGQEATAQGEPERF